The following proteins are co-located in the Leptospira weilii genome:
- a CDS encoding LA_2444/LA_4059 family outer membrane protein, whose amino-acid sequence MKKQIEKSIPFLIAILFLLLQTNAMGQNNLPQSDPDILEKEANELEIKAGKAQDSVTRQRMILEIRKKRKEASELRDKLHEQELAKTPKGATFEIAILLNQISWIPESLARRQNVSVNETNTFLYTNGLYQNINAIAGNDTHTINNTGSFYSNPQGNTKTAYPIRLLFLTESKKYGVEATFLDFRIRPSYSSINVNPTLGNLNQTYSLYDPQLRRTDIQLNFLYFFETGSGTRIGPSLGIRNLDMYSKEYGNLPGGLGFGTMEEKAGGLGPQIGFRVVKKLNNFFQFHANADYFRTLGKYHLKTNGTTIYNGTQNFLVTETSGSTGENLVKRRGYQIDAGLSFFRTNWLKFTFGFQYTEMRSFVTGYNYNINLLFPDVVSSTVLNTITKTADLTTTRPALQKEVIDTYYGFYLGVSITL is encoded by the coding sequence ATGAAAAAACAAATTGAAAAATCGATTCCATTTCTTATTGCGATACTTTTTCTTCTGCTTCAAACGAACGCAATGGGACAAAACAATTTACCCCAATCCGATCCGGATATTTTAGAAAAAGAAGCCAACGAACTCGAAATTAAAGCCGGCAAAGCACAAGATTCCGTCACGAGACAACGCATGATTTTGGAAATTCGGAAAAAAAGAAAAGAAGCCTCCGAACTCAGAGATAAACTTCACGAACAGGAACTTGCCAAAACTCCGAAAGGCGCTACGTTTGAAATCGCGATTTTATTGAACCAAATAAGTTGGATTCCGGAATCCTTAGCGAGAAGACAAAACGTATCCGTCAATGAAACTAACACCTTTCTTTACACAAATGGGCTTTACCAGAATATCAACGCGATCGCGGGAAATGACACGCATACAATCAATAACACCGGAAGTTTTTATTCGAACCCGCAAGGAAACACAAAGACTGCCTACCCGATTCGATTGTTATTCCTAACCGAATCAAAAAAATACGGAGTGGAAGCGACATTTCTAGATTTTAGGATTCGCCCCTCTTATTCTTCCATAAACGTCAATCCAACTTTAGGAAACTTAAATCAAACCTATAGTTTGTACGACCCGCAACTTAGAAGAACGGATATTCAATTGAACTTCCTTTACTTTTTTGAAACGGGATCCGGAACCAGAATCGGACCTTCCCTAGGAATCCGTAATTTGGATATGTATTCTAAAGAATACGGAAACTTACCCGGAGGATTAGGCTTCGGAACTATGGAAGAAAAAGCGGGCGGTTTAGGTCCTCAAATCGGATTTAGAGTCGTTAAAAAATTGAACAACTTTTTCCAATTCCACGCAAACGCAGATTATTTTAGAACATTAGGAAAATATCATCTAAAGACGAACGGAACCACAATCTACAACGGCACTCAAAACTTTCTAGTTACGGAAACTTCGGGATCAACGGGTGAAAACCTCGTCAAAAGAAGAGGTTATCAAATCGACGCCGGACTTTCTTTTTTCAGAACAAACTGGCTCAAATTTACATTCGGTTTCCAATATACAGAAATGAGATCTTTCGTAACCGGGTACAACTACAACATCAACCTATTATTTCCCGACGTGGTCAGTTCGACCGTACTGAACACAATTACAAAAACGGCGGATCTGACTACGACAAGGCCTGCTCTTCAAAAAGAAGTGATCGATACTTACTACGGATTTTATTTAGGAGTCTCTATTACTCTGTAA
- a CDS encoding TIGR00730 family Rossman fold protein: protein MNLTKLAICVFCGSRSGTNPVYTEAARDLGRLLVEKNLDLVFGGASCGIMGTIADAVMEKGGGVSGIIPDFLSIKEVKHDRVKDLMIVSSMHERKFRMYEKSSGFIALPGGIGTLDELVEITTWNQLKLISKPLGLLNVNGYFDYLLKQLERMVEDGFLDPETKNGLIVSQNPEELLDLLHQRFV from the coding sequence ATGAATTTAACCAAATTGGCGATTTGCGTTTTTTGCGGTTCCCGTTCGGGAACCAATCCTGTGTATACCGAGGCGGCTAGGGATTTGGGCCGGTTGCTCGTCGAAAAAAATCTCGATTTAGTATTTGGAGGCGCTTCCTGCGGTATCATGGGAACGATTGCTGATGCGGTGATGGAAAAGGGCGGGGGAGTATCTGGAATCATTCCCGATTTTCTCTCTATCAAGGAAGTCAAACATGATCGAGTCAAAGATCTTATGATCGTTTCTTCCATGCATGAAAGAAAGTTTAGGATGTATGAAAAGTCTTCCGGTTTTATCGCATTGCCCGGCGGAATTGGGACTTTGGACGAGCTTGTAGAAATTACGACTTGGAATCAGTTGAAGCTAATTTCAAAACCTTTGGGCTTACTTAACGTAAACGGTTATTTTGACTATTTGCTCAAACAATTGGAAAGAATGGTGGAGGACGGTTTTTTGGATCCGGAAACTAAGAACGGCCTGATTGTTTCGCAAAATCCTGAAGAATTACTCGATTTACTACATCAGCGTTTTGTCTGA
- a CDS encoding ankyrin repeat domain-containing protein: MEGEEILVDWLRNYRDNYGSGVLSWAVKNSDQEAVKLLLEAGAEPDETNARGETPLLTSLDQGNEDLIRIFLEAGADTEKKDFAGNTPLTKAVSTGNVRIVEMVFVNDHSTPNLEERNGEGYTPLLLAVDLGHFEIVEYLLDKGADFLKKNSEGRTILHLTALHNDSEILDLFLEKEETKTILEDKDADGNTALLLAASHDSVECLEKLLKIEADFLQVNASGKTGLEEAERQKYHHVSKILKKVLAEKLFSAAKHGEDELCRTILKLGISPNPIDQDGNTPLHIATIHEQISTAQLLLDLHASQFLKNLEGKSALDIAKEKNKEELIQLLELEKE; encoded by the coding sequence ATGGAAGGAGAAGAAATCCTCGTCGATTGGCTGAGAAACTATAGAGACAATTACGGATCAGGAGTTTTATCCTGGGCCGTAAAGAATTCGGATCAGGAAGCGGTTAAACTACTGCTCGAAGCCGGGGCCGAACCCGACGAAACAAACGCAAGGGGAGAAACTCCACTCTTAACTTCTTTGGATCAGGGTAACGAAGATTTAATTCGAATCTTTTTGGAAGCGGGCGCGGACACCGAAAAAAAGGATTTCGCCGGAAATACCCCACTTACGAAAGCGGTGAGCACCGGAAACGTTCGGATCGTAGAAATGGTTTTCGTAAACGATCACTCAACCCCGAACCTGGAAGAAAGAAACGGAGAAGGATATACCCCGCTTCTCTTAGCCGTGGATCTAGGACACTTTGAAATCGTGGAGTATCTTCTCGACAAAGGCGCCGACTTTTTAAAAAAGAACTCAGAAGGAAGAACCATTCTCCATCTTACAGCTCTCCATAACGATTCCGAAATATTGGATCTATTTTTAGAAAAAGAAGAAACGAAAACAATTTTAGAAGACAAGGATGCGGACGGAAACACCGCGCTTCTTCTCGCCGCTTCGCACGATAGCGTGGAATGTTTAGAAAAACTTCTTAAAATCGAAGCGGACTTTTTACAAGTAAACGCATCCGGAAAAACCGGATTAGAAGAAGCGGAAAGACAGAAATACCATCACGTTTCTAAAATTCTTAAGAAAGTTCTTGCCGAAAAATTATTCTCTGCCGCCAAACACGGAGAAGACGAATTATGCCGAACGATTCTTAAGCTTGGAATTTCCCCAAACCCGATTGATCAGGACGGAAACACACCCCTTCACATTGCGACCATTCATGAGCAGATTTCCACGGCTCAACTACTGTTGGATTTACACGCGTCTCAGTTTTTAAAAAACTTGGAAGGGAAGTCCGCTTTGGATATCGCGAAAGAAAAAAACAAGGAAGAATTGATTCAACTGTTGGAACTAGAAAAAGAATAA
- a CDS encoding AEC family transporter, with product MSHLILIPVCIAGGWILKRGKIFPENTGLVLGNFVIYISLPSLILASVPTMRLETSLIYLAFMPWILFGFSVVFFYIIGKFFHWNSETRIATTLCCGLGNTSFLGLPILRVFYGEEITNSVLIIDQFGTFLCLAIPGFILSLSFLSKNDRERNRKPVEFILKKLFTFPPFLALLFSFLLRFFTISELIHSVLKILGETLVPIALFTVGFQMEFPTLDSKSEKSENFIQPLFIGLIYKLLLAPILIFLIYRFLNVSLNHLRVVVLEAAMAPMITASIVSIQMGFRPALSAVFPGVGILISISTLFLFYMFLENFF from the coding sequence GTGTCTCATCTAATACTCATTCCGGTTTGTATTGCGGGAGGTTGGATACTCAAACGAGGAAAAATTTTTCCGGAAAATACGGGACTCGTGCTCGGAAATTTCGTAATTTATATTTCTCTTCCTTCTCTTATTTTAGCCAGCGTCCCAACAATGAGACTGGAAACCTCTCTGATTTATTTGGCCTTTATGCCATGGATTCTCTTCGGATTTTCAGTCGTATTTTTTTATATAATCGGAAAATTCTTTCATTGGAATTCGGAAACAAGAATCGCAACGACACTTTGTTGCGGATTGGGGAACACGTCTTTTTTAGGACTTCCCATTTTAAGGGTGTTCTACGGAGAAGAAATCACCAACTCGGTGCTAATCATCGATCAATTCGGAACTTTTCTCTGCCTCGCAATTCCGGGATTTATTCTTTCGCTGAGTTTTTTATCCAAAAACGATCGGGAACGAAACAGAAAACCCGTCGAATTCATTCTGAAAAAGCTCTTTACTTTTCCTCCTTTTCTTGCTTTACTTTTTTCGTTTTTGCTCAGATTTTTCACCATTTCGGAATTGATTCATTCCGTACTCAAAATTTTGGGAGAAACATTAGTGCCAATCGCTTTATTTACCGTTGGATTTCAAATGGAATTCCCTACGTTAGATTCTAAATCCGAAAAATCAGAGAATTTCATACAACCTTTATTCATCGGCCTTATTTATAAATTGCTTCTCGCTCCGATCTTGATATTTCTAATCTATCGTTTTCTAAACGTAAGCCTAAATCATCTGCGAGTAGTTGTCTTAGAAGCGGCAATGGCGCCTATGATTACCGCGTCTATCGTTTCTATTCAAATGGGTTTCAGACCCGCTCTTTCGGCGGTTTTCCCAGGGGTTGGTATCTTAATTTCGATTTCGACTTTATTTTTATTTTATATGTTTTTGGAGAATTTTTTCTGA
- a CDS encoding DUF2889 domain-containing protein, producing the protein MNTLQELKEQIRFRNTDFQRNYESRYYWFPEESPPFCVIEVNQYDPYHDITLYLEVDLTTMKIVKSGVEEKRVPYETCPAAIKAYDYLVGEDMSYVKLMNRFPTDKTLGCLHINELIQNAAMNFHSAYAFYLKERNFPARFDEYKMYEGDLPAQERREIGRHWWMKDRGVRNSCYSFSGRHEKSELKDRVKHLDSITAMMVKEFKKSKKDGP; encoded by the coding sequence ATGAATACGTTGCAGGAACTCAAGGAGCAAATTCGTTTTCGGAACACGGACTTTCAAAGAAATTATGAAAGCAGATACTATTGGTTTCCGGAAGAATCCCCCCCATTTTGCGTCATCGAAGTCAATCAATACGACCCCTATCACGATATTACTTTGTATCTAGAAGTCGATCTAACCACGATGAAGATCGTAAAATCGGGAGTAGAAGAAAAAAGGGTTCCATACGAAACCTGTCCCGCCGCAATTAAAGCATACGATTATTTGGTGGGAGAGGATATGTCTTATGTAAAACTTATGAATCGTTTTCCTACAGATAAAACGTTAGGCTGTCTTCATATCAACGAATTGATCCAAAATGCCGCTATGAATTTTCATTCCGCATATGCTTTTTATCTCAAAGAAAGAAATTTTCCGGCTCGATTCGACGAATATAAAATGTACGAGGGAGACCTTCCCGCTCAGGAAAGAAGAGAAATCGGAAGACATTGGTGGATGAAAGACAGAGGAGTCAGAAATTCTTGCTATTCTTTTTCAGGACGTCACGAAAAATCAGAACTCAAGGATCGGGTGAAACATCTTGACAGTATCACGGCAATGATGGTAAAAGAATTTAAGAAGTCGAAGAAAGATGGCCCCTAA
- a CDS encoding SDR family oxidoreductase, with the protein MMTSFFLEKSFLVTGASSGIGKALVLELNRNGAVVGAVARRKELLKELKNEVQFPDKVIPFPGDVSDPFQLKKIAEEFRKKARRIDGMIHSAGISMRGLARETDIEVYESLMNINFYPLIHLFKLLESELRQNQGHFIAVSSLQGRFATQYRSGYAASKHAVQAFMDSIRLETSESGMHVMTVSPGYVKTDISVKALSGDGSAYGIMDEGIKNGLSTEKVASIILKAIESKKRDVYPSQFREMLAYWISRFSPSLLDKLLKKARVT; encoded by the coding sequence ATGATGACTTCATTCTTTTTAGAAAAATCGTTTTTGGTTACCGGTGCAAGTTCTGGGATCGGAAAGGCTCTCGTCTTAGAACTGAATCGAAACGGAGCCGTGGTCGGTGCGGTTGCCCGAAGGAAAGAGTTATTAAAAGAATTAAAAAACGAAGTCCAATTTCCGGATAAGGTAATCCCTTTTCCCGGGGATGTTTCCGATCCTTTTCAACTCAAGAAAATTGCGGAAGAGTTTAGAAAGAAAGCTCGGCGTATCGATGGAATGATTCATAGCGCTGGAATCAGCATGCGCGGTCTTGCGAGGGAGACGGATATTGAAGTTTATGAAAGTCTAATGAATATAAATTTCTACCCTTTGATTCATCTATTCAAACTTTTGGAGTCGGAACTTAGACAGAATCAGGGCCATTTTATCGCGGTTTCTTCTTTACAGGGGAGATTTGCCACTCAGTACCGTTCGGGTTACGCGGCGAGTAAACACGCGGTACAAGCGTTTATGGATAGTATTCGACTGGAAACATCCGAAAGCGGAATGCACGTTATGACGGTCTCTCCGGGTTACGTGAAAACCGATATTTCCGTAAAGGCTTTGTCCGGTGACGGATCCGCCTACGGAATCATGGATGAAGGAATTAAAAACGGATTGTCTACGGAAAAAGTGGCCTCTATCATTTTAAAAGCGATCGAATCAAAGAAAAGAGACGTATATCCTTCTCAATTTAGAGAGATGCTCGCGTATTGGATCAGTCGATTCTCACCTTCGCTTTTGGATAAACTTTTGAAAAAAGCGAGAGTTACTTAA
- a CDS encoding formylglycine-generating enzyme family protein, producing the protein MILNSILKLKRLIVILFVFSLGSMTSLFTQTQESSLNTRMVPLWKGEVEAVYSGKGKVKIRIRKDSIFYGKEEEEIKTILEKKNQYTVLQKNPEKEIGSFYIRQISVSYQTNLGGKKASEIELYGSFTANPGVPEHLLTAGTFIQDYKQEIAYIEPGAFFTEDRRRTRPARQFRHPKDGKEMVFVSGGYEQNGELFYESMGFFLHGQGNEPSEDNYNPFYFKPERGNLQDISSFYIDKYEVTNQEYSKFLKETNTAPPPHWKGGKYPIGKEHHPVNGITYREAEAYARWSGKRLPTEMEWEKAARGTGMTWKINRDESYSFFPNTLEYPFGNDFDSSLCNTLESQKMDTISVYELAKKSASPYGAIGMCGNVAEWTSSDYLPYQGHSLKRNAFGKMHKVIRGGSFSSTKEESTTYFRSFGGIPNLKTDRRAGIRLVWDLPGK; encoded by the coding sequence ATGATTCTCAACTCCATTCTTAAACTCAAACGACTGATCGTAATTCTTTTCGTCTTTTCCTTAGGATCGATGACTTCCTTATTCACACAAACTCAAGAATCTTCTCTTAATACGAGAATGGTTCCCCTTTGGAAAGGAGAAGTAGAAGCGGTTTATAGCGGAAAAGGCAAAGTGAAAATTCGAATCCGAAAAGATTCCATATTTTACGGAAAAGAAGAAGAGGAAATCAAAACCATCCTTGAGAAAAAAAATCAATATACGGTCTTACAAAAAAATCCCGAAAAAGAAATCGGTTCCTTTTACATTCGTCAAATCTCCGTTTCCTATCAAACTAATTTAGGAGGAAAGAAAGCCTCGGAAATCGAACTCTACGGTTCATTCACCGCAAATCCGGGAGTGCCCGAACATCTCCTCACAGCGGGAACCTTCATTCAAGACTATAAACAAGAAATAGCTTATATAGAACCCGGAGCATTTTTCACGGAAGACAGAAGAAGAACTAGACCCGCAAGACAATTCAGACATCCGAAAGACGGAAAAGAAATGGTCTTCGTATCCGGAGGATACGAACAAAACGGAGAATTGTTTTACGAGTCGATGGGATTCTTTCTTCACGGACAAGGGAACGAACCTTCGGAAGACAACTACAATCCGTTTTACTTTAAACCAGAACGAGGTAACCTCCAAGATATCTCCTCTTTTTACATCGATAAATATGAGGTTACAAATCAGGAATATTCAAAATTTCTAAAAGAAACAAATACCGCTCCGCCTCCTCATTGGAAAGGCGGAAAATACCCGATCGGAAAAGAACATCATCCCGTAAACGGAATCACTTATAGAGAAGCGGAGGCGTACGCGCGTTGGTCCGGTAAACGACTCCCGACCGAGATGGAATGGGAAAAAGCCGCCCGTGGAACCGGAATGACTTGGAAGATCAATCGAGACGAATCTTATTCTTTTTTTCCAAATACGTTGGAATATCCGTTCGGAAACGATTTCGATTCTTCCTTATGCAATACTCTCGAAAGTCAAAAAATGGATACGATCTCCGTCTACGAACTAGCGAAAAAATCAGCGAGTCCCTATGGAGCAATCGGAATGTGCGGCAACGTAGCCGAGTGGACGAGTTCCGACTACCTTCCGTATCAAGGACATTCGCTCAAAAGAAACGCATTCGGAAAAATGCATAAAGTCATCCGGGGCGGATCGTTCTCATCCACAAAAGAAGAATCCACAACGTATTTCAGGTCCTTCGGAGGAATTCCGAATTTAAAAACGGATCGCAGAGCCGGAATTCGACTCGTTTGGGATCTTCCCGGAAAATAA
- a CDS encoding DEAD/DEAH box helicase, translated as MKKLKFSELNLSAEIQNAILEMGFEEASPIQSEAIPVILKGKDIIGHAQTGTGKTAAFAIPTIELLEVESKHLQALILCPTRELVIQVSEQFRKLMKYKGNFEVVPVYGGQEIERQLKALRKNPQIVIATPGRMMDHMRRGSIRLDDIKIVVLDEADEMLDMGFREDMEFILKDTPIDRQTIMFSATMTDDILTLMKRFQKHPQIIDVTHQKLSAPKIEQIYYEIQENAKGEALARLIEYRNVKLALVFCNTKAQVDTVVELLKSRGYFAEALHGDLNQKQRDKVMNGFRNGNIEILVATDVAGRGIDVNNVEAVFNYDLPRDGEDYVHRIGRTGRAGKKGIAFSFIVGKQIYNLKKIERINGIKIEAGKIPTLDDLEETKIHSYTSKVRSIVDAGHISKYVNQVEKLMGNDYTALDIAAALFKMTILKDSVTFDDSVQFESDFKYEERNSFKKKSGNGGRKYKDRNFGRSGSRSRTKSNPGSHSGNGSHSKFSQGDKNQKSGGPSSFKKKKK; from the coding sequence ATGAAAAAACTCAAGTTTAGCGAACTAAACTTATCCGCCGAAATCCAAAACGCGATCCTGGAAATGGGTTTCGAAGAAGCCTCTCCCATTCAGTCAGAAGCGATTCCGGTCATATTAAAAGGAAAAGATATCATCGGGCACGCTCAAACCGGTACCGGTAAAACGGCCGCATTTGCAATTCCGACGATCGAACTTCTCGAAGTGGAAAGTAAACATTTACAAGCCTTGATTCTTTGTCCGACTAGAGAGTTAGTCATCCAGGTCAGCGAACAATTTCGCAAACTGATGAAATACAAAGGAAACTTCGAAGTCGTTCCCGTTTACGGCGGTCAAGAAATAGAAAGACAACTCAAAGCGCTTCGTAAAAATCCCCAAATTGTAATCGCAACTCCCGGAAGAATGATGGACCACATGAGAAGAGGTTCCATCCGTCTCGACGACATTAAGATCGTGGTCTTGGACGAAGCCGACGAAATGCTGGATATGGGTTTCCGCGAAGATATGGAATTCATTTTAAAAGACACTCCCATAGATCGCCAGACGATCATGTTTTCTGCTACGATGACGGACGATATTCTTACCTTGATGAAAAGATTTCAAAAGCATCCTCAGATCATCGACGTAACTCACCAGAAATTGAGCGCACCCAAAATCGAACAAATCTACTATGAAATTCAAGAGAACGCCAAAGGAGAAGCTCTCGCGAGACTGATCGAATACAGAAACGTAAAACTCGCATTAGTATTTTGTAATACAAAAGCGCAAGTGGATACCGTCGTAGAATTGTTGAAATCGAGGGGTTACTTTGCGGAAGCTCTTCACGGAGATCTGAATCAGAAACAAAGGGACAAAGTAATGAACGGATTTCGAAACGGAAATATCGAAATCTTAGTCGCGACCGACGTGGCCGGAAGGGGAATCGACGTCAACAATGTCGAGGCGGTATTCAACTACGACCTTCCAAGAGACGGGGAAGACTACGTCCACAGGATCGGAAGAACAGGAAGAGCAGGCAAAAAAGGGATCGCATTCTCCTTTATCGTCGGAAAACAGATCTACAATCTTAAAAAAATAGAACGAATCAACGGAATCAAAATCGAGGCAGGAAAAATTCCTACGTTAGACGATCTTGAAGAAACCAAAATCCATTCCTACACTTCCAAAGTTAGGTCCATCGTGGATGCGGGTCATATCAGTAAGTATGTAAACCAAGTGGAAAAATTGATGGGGAATGACTATACCGCGTTGGACATCGCCGCCGCTTTGTTTAAAATGACGATCCTCAAGGACAGCGTCACTTTCGATGATTCCGTACAATTCGAATCCGATTTTAAATACGAAGAAAGAAATTCTTTCAAAAAGAAATCCGGAAATGGTGGCAGGAAATACAAGGATCGGAATTTTGGAAGATCCGGTTCGAGATCTAGAACCAAATCAAATCCGGGTTCCCACTCCGGTAACGGATCCCATTCTAAATTCTCCCAAGGAGATAAAAATCAAAAATCAGGCGGGCCATCTTCCTTCAAAAAAAAGAAGAAATAA
- a CDS encoding alginate export family protein: protein MKTYKFRIIQLSLIFIVFLFSEIDAKRTKRVKRTKVRNATTQRIQQPIEVQKQKADTQTVPIEAEVKEPKKDTPWYESVKLGGLIRIRPEARYNYDFDKFKNDNISFVGAKAQIWIEKEFTQNMKARIVLQDSALWGGEKGSLIGIDTANDNTRQSVGIREAWVESKELIGPVTLQAGRQILKYGDERLVGALEWNNVGRSFNGFRLKIDKELFSTHAWVMIVGEQDSDVAGNSTNLGKRNSFPIQYNCPPNSFSPSACTLTAELSKQQQGDATFTGFYNTFKSSDLLHIDTYYIGLYKKWLPQNNSTILLLPNPETIPKDSRYDQLHTFGLRLSNRTTPDKKAKIPFDFSIEYAMQSGKNGLNVTPSWDVLNTNVSTVDPLTGKTVTNSIYKEKQSYDAYAFAFDVGYTIGAFRFGVTYDVGSGDPNRKDGKVATFSNLFHSNHGFLGEADQVSWVNMVGKSANFTWDGGEFGKLRIAYWIIDKQKRQDGWYDVTGNLKEGASTESTANERFKDPYVQSEKGALDQRGIVTLGKNLFREIDMTYSFKYKDILWSFGGSWIFAGDAVRRKLNDDSIYPEFRKTNFLPQAQFGYLMMTVQF from the coding sequence TTGAAAACTTACAAATTTAGAATCATCCAACTTTCGCTCATTTTTATTGTTTTCTTATTTTCGGAAATTGACGCAAAAAGAACGAAAAGGGTCAAACGCACGAAAGTTCGCAATGCTACAACGCAAAGAATTCAACAACCGATCGAAGTTCAAAAACAGAAAGCGGATACTCAAACCGTTCCAATCGAAGCCGAAGTTAAAGAACCTAAAAAAGACACTCCATGGTACGAATCGGTTAAACTTGGCGGTCTGATTCGAATTCGCCCTGAAGCGCGATACAATTACGATTTTGATAAATTCAAAAATGATAATATTTCTTTCGTCGGAGCCAAAGCTCAAATTTGGATCGAAAAAGAATTTACCCAAAATATGAAAGCAAGAATCGTCTTACAAGACTCCGCGCTTTGGGGAGGGGAAAAAGGCTCTCTCATTGGAATCGATACCGCAAACGACAACACAAGACAATCCGTAGGAATTCGAGAAGCGTGGGTAGAATCCAAGGAATTAATCGGCCCAGTTACATTACAAGCGGGAAGACAAATTCTAAAATACGGAGACGAAAGACTCGTAGGCGCATTGGAATGGAATAACGTAGGAAGAAGCTTTAACGGTTTTCGTTTGAAAATCGACAAAGAACTGTTTTCCACTCACGCTTGGGTCATGATCGTCGGAGAGCAGGATTCGGACGTGGCGGGCAATTCCACAAATTTAGGAAAAAGAAATTCATTCCCGATTCAATACAATTGTCCCCCCAATTCTTTTTCACCTTCAGCTTGTACATTGACTGCCGAACTTTCAAAACAACAACAGGGAGACGCAACCTTCACCGGTTTTTACAATACGTTTAAATCTTCCGACTTACTTCACATAGACACCTATTACATCGGATTGTATAAGAAATGGCTTCCTCAAAACAACTCTACGATTCTGCTCCTTCCCAATCCGGAAACGATTCCGAAAGATTCCAGGTACGACCAATTACACACATTCGGACTCAGACTTTCCAATAGAACAACTCCCGATAAAAAGGCAAAAATACCATTCGATTTTTCAATCGAATACGCGATGCAGAGCGGAAAAAACGGGCTGAACGTCACGCCAAGTTGGGATGTCTTAAACACAAACGTTTCCACCGTCGACCCTCTTACCGGCAAGACCGTAACCAACAGCATTTACAAAGAAAAACAAAGTTACGATGCTTATGCGTTCGCATTCGACGTCGGTTATACGATCGGGGCTTTTCGGTTTGGAGTGACTTACGATGTCGGTAGCGGAGATCCAAATCGAAAAGACGGAAAAGTTGCGACCTTCTCAAATTTATTCCACTCTAATCACGGCTTCTTAGGAGAAGCGGATCAAGTAAGCTGGGTCAACATGGTTGGTAAATCCGCAAACTTTACATGGGACGGCGGGGAATTTGGTAAATTAAGGATCGCATATTGGATCATTGATAAGCAAAAAAGACAAGACGGTTGGTATGATGTCACGGGAAACCTCAAAGAAGGAGCCAGTACGGAATCAACCGCAAACGAACGTTTTAAGGATCCTTATGTTCAAAGTGAAAAAGGTGCCCTGGATCAAAGAGGGATCGTAACTCTCGGAAAAAATTTATTTAGAGAAATCGATATGACTTATTCGTTCAAATATAAGGATATTCTTTGGTCGTTTGGTGGGAGTTGGATTTTTGCAGGAGATGCGGTTCGGCGCAAACTCAACGACGACTCAATATATCCCGAATTCAGAAAAACCAACTTTCTTCCGCAAGCGCAGTTCGGTTACTTGATGATGACGGTTCAATTTTGA
- a CDS encoding YdeI/OmpD-associated family protein, translated as MIDLNPDLIKKMKFKEGDRLIVIDKEKVHKPSPIRGIITTNEISEADRILLFADSTSSLQSSFFKILKSISKETILWIAYPKKSSGIKTDLDRDHGWEILSKNGYEGVALISLNDTWSAVRFKKADEVKKGGSKAEKQKRPELSKYINYETKIVKLPEDVNKILSKNKNAKKSFEVLSWSHKREYIEAILDAKSSETRSKRIQKLVQAMSSQKDQKKK; from the coding sequence ATGATAGATTTGAATCCGGACTTAATCAAAAAGATGAAATTTAAGGAAGGGGACCGACTGATCGTCATCGATAAAGAAAAAGTACATAAACCCTCTCCTATAAGGGGAATTATAACTACAAATGAGATTTCCGAAGCGGACAGAATTCTACTTTTCGCGGATTCGACTTCCTCTCTCCAATCTTCTTTTTTTAAAATTCTAAAATCGATTTCCAAGGAAACCATTCTATGGATTGCCTACCCTAAAAAATCCTCCGGAATCAAAACAGACTTAGATAGGGATCACGGTTGGGAAATCCTTTCGAAAAACGGATACGAAGGAGTCGCGTTGATTTCTTTAAACGATACTTGGTCTGCGGTTCGCTTTAAAAAAGCCGACGAAGTCAAAAAAGGAGGTTCTAAAGCGGAAAAACAAAAACGTCCGGAACTATCCAAATACATCAACTACGAAACGAAAATCGTAAAACTTCCGGAAGACGTAAACAAAATTCTCTCCAAAAATAAGAATGCGAAAAAATCTTTCGAAGTCTTATCTTGGTCTCACAAAAGAGAATACATCGAAGCGATTTTAGACGCGAAATCATCGGAAACCAGATCAAAGCGAATTCAAAAATTAGTTCAAGCAATGAGTTCTCAAAAAGATCAAAAAAAGAAATAA